A genomic window from Cryomorphaceae bacterium includes:
- a CDS encoding YbjQ family protein, producing the protein MIITNTETIPGKEVVEILGVARGSTVRARNVGRDIFASLKNLVGGEISEYTKLQAQSREQALQRMQQDAERLGADAVVNVRITTSMIMQGVAEILVYGTAVKLR; encoded by the coding sequence ATGATTATTACCAATACAGAGACCATACCCGGTAAAGAAGTAGTTGAAATCCTTGGAGTTGCACGCGGAAGCACCGTGCGTGCCCGAAATGTAGGGCGGGATATTTTTGCTTCACTCAAAAACCTCGTGGGAGGAGAAATCAGTGAATACACCAAGTTGCAGGCACAATCTCGTGAACAAGCCTTGCAGCGGATGCAGCAGGATGCCGAGCGCCTTGGTGCCGACGCCGTGGTGAATGTGCGCATCACAACAAGCATGATTATGCAGGGCGTTGCGGAGATTCTTGTGTATGGTACGGCTGTAAAATTGCGCTGA